In a genomic window of Roseiflexus castenholzii DSM 13941:
- the phnX gene encoding phosphonoacetaldehyde hydrolase — protein MPPMRRRAYCGPVQAVILDWAGTAVDYGSWAPVAVFLRLFEQHGVTITPEDARAGMGLMKKDHLRAILARPTVAAAWRSVSGASPTEHDIDELFAQFIPLQLSVVQDYAIPVPGLIDVVKEIRKRGIRIGSTTGYLRAMMDMLAPAAAAHGYRPDSIVCPDDVPAGRPAPWMCFRNAMQLGVYPMAALVKVGDTPVDIEEGLNAGMWTVGVTLTGSLLGLTQTDVDALTPLERVEAHTRIGEQLRAAGAHHIIEGIWDLPHAIDEIEERLQRGETPVMESWQS, from the coding sequence ATGCCCCCAATGAGACGACGCGCCTATTGCGGACCGGTTCAGGCGGTGATCCTCGACTGGGCTGGCACAGCGGTTGATTATGGCTCGTGGGCGCCGGTTGCCGTCTTTCTCCGCCTGTTCGAGCAGCATGGCGTGACCATCACGCCAGAAGACGCGCGCGCAGGCATGGGATTGATGAAGAAGGATCACCTGCGCGCCATTCTCGCGCGCCCGACCGTCGCCGCCGCCTGGCGATCCGTTTCTGGCGCGTCTCCGACTGAGCATGACATCGATGAACTGTTTGCGCAGTTCATCCCGCTGCAACTGTCCGTTGTGCAGGACTATGCCATACCCGTTCCCGGACTGATCGATGTTGTGAAAGAAATACGCAAACGTGGGATAAGGATTGGTTCGACGACCGGGTATCTGCGCGCGATGATGGACATGCTCGCGCCGGCTGCCGCTGCCCATGGCTATCGTCCTGATAGCATCGTCTGCCCCGATGATGTGCCCGCCGGCCGCCCTGCGCCCTGGATGTGTTTTCGGAATGCCATGCAGTTGGGTGTTTACCCGATGGCAGCGCTGGTCAAAGTCGGTGATACGCCGGTGGATATCGAGGAAGGATTGAACGCAGGCATGTGGACAGTAGGCGTGACACTGACCGGCAGCCTGTTGGGATTGACACAAACCGACGTTGATGCGCTCACGCCGTTGGAGCGGGTGGAAGCGCACACACGTATCGGTGAGCAACTCCGCGCCGCAGGAGCGCATCACATTATCGAAGGCATCTGGGATCTGCCTCACGCTATCGATGAGATCGAAGAGCGGCTACAGCGCGGGGAAACGCCGGTGATGGAATCGTGGCAATCGTGA
- a CDS encoding TetR/AcrR family transcriptional regulator, translating into MPTETFFNLPEEKRARLLDVLLDEFSQNDYDNVSIGRITERAGIAKGSFYQYFADKKDCYLYLIQLAIEEKTTFLRRQPSEPSTDLFAHLRRLIEAGMQFQFRNPRLAHIAYKALFDDAPLPEETLNVIRRGGYAYFRSLVESGIANGSLDPRIDSDIAAFVLNAVFTELGQHLMQRFGVLPDQLLVSGADAFDHDDVRRAIHQVITILETGLRKK; encoded by the coding sequence ATGCCGACCGAGACATTCTTCAATCTGCCCGAGGAGAAGCGCGCCAGATTACTCGATGTTTTGCTCGACGAATTCTCGCAGAACGACTACGACAATGTTTCCATCGGGCGCATCACGGAGCGCGCTGGAATCGCCAAAGGCAGTTTTTACCAGTATTTTGCCGACAAGAAGGACTGCTACCTGTACCTCATTCAGTTGGCCATCGAGGAGAAGACCACGTTTCTGCGCCGTCAACCGTCCGAACCGTCAACCGATCTGTTTGCGCACCTGCGCCGGTTGATCGAGGCAGGGATGCAGTTTCAGTTTCGCAATCCGCGATTGGCGCACATCGCCTACAAAGCCCTGTTCGATGATGCGCCGCTGCCGGAAGAGACGCTGAATGTCATCCGGCGTGGCGGTTATGCCTACTTTCGCAGTCTGGTCGAATCCGGCATCGCCAATGGCTCGCTCGATCCCCGGATCGACAGCGATATTGCCGCATTTGTGCTTAATGCCGTCTTTACCGAACTGGGTCAACATCTCATGCAACGTTTCGGCGTGTTGCCGGACCAGTTACTCGTCAGCGGCGCGGATGCCTTCGATCACGACGACGTTCGCCGGGCAATTCATCAGGTCATCACCATTCTGGAAACAGGACTCCGAAAGAAGTAA
- a CDS encoding galactose-1-phosphate uridylyltransferase, whose product MPEIRQNLATREWVIIATERARRPEQFILPSRGSVLDRPEYDPNCPFCPGNEELDLERFRIPASGDWQVRVVRNRYPALLEHDEYQRRLQGINRSLAGFGYHDIVVESRRHNTCAALEPVEGLITTLQAFQTCAAIYRRDPRIEHIVFFKNHGATAGTSLLHPHAQAVALPVVPHDIRVRNEEARRYFDDYGECVLCRMREDEERQQDRIVVSSRHFTAFIPYAAYSPFHLWIVPRRHTAHFLNATADEIEDLAHVLRDVLRRIYYGLNDPDYNYVIRSAPESERLARHLHWYVTVIPRVTQTAGFEMGTGMFINTALPEESARFLRNVVLPDDSTDNDYD is encoded by the coding sequence ATGCCGGAGATCCGACAGAATCTGGCGACGCGCGAGTGGGTCATTATTGCCACTGAGCGGGCGCGGCGGCCCGAACAGTTCATCTTGCCGTCGCGCGGCAGCGTTCTCGACCGTCCCGAATACGATCCGAACTGTCCGTTCTGCCCCGGCAACGAGGAACTCGATCTGGAACGCTTTCGGATTCCTGCTAGCGGCGATTGGCAGGTGCGCGTGGTGCGCAACCGCTATCCGGCGCTGCTGGAACACGATGAGTATCAGCGGCGCTTGCAAGGCATCAATCGCTCGCTGGCAGGGTTTGGTTACCACGATATTGTGGTCGAGTCCCGGCGTCATAACACATGCGCAGCGCTGGAGCCGGTCGAGGGATTGATCACGACGTTGCAGGCGTTTCAGACGTGCGCTGCCATTTATCGCCGCGATCCGCGCATCGAGCATATCGTGTTCTTCAAAAACCATGGCGCGACGGCTGGAACATCGCTGCTCCATCCACACGCGCAGGCAGTGGCGCTGCCGGTCGTTCCCCACGACATTCGCGTGCGCAATGAAGAGGCGCGACGCTACTTCGACGACTATGGCGAGTGTGTGCTTTGCCGCATGCGTGAGGACGAAGAACGTCAACAGGACCGCATCGTTGTGAGCAGTCGCCATTTTACGGCGTTTATTCCCTATGCTGCGTATTCGCCGTTCCATCTGTGGATCGTTCCGCGTCGCCATACAGCCCATTTTCTGAATGCCACTGCTGATGAGATCGAAGACCTGGCGCATGTGCTGCGTGATGTGCTGCGCCGGATTTACTACGGCTTGAACGATCCCGACTATAATTATGTTATTCGCTCGGCACCGGAAAGTGAACGCCTGGCGCGCCATCTTCACTGGTATGTGACGGTCATCCCACGGGTGACGCAGACTGCCGGGTTCGAGATGGGCACCGGGATGTTCATCAATACGGCGCTGCCCGAAGAGAGCGCCCGTTTTTTGCGAAACGTCGTTCTGCCTGACGATTCGACCGACAATGACTACGATTAA
- a CDS encoding response regulator transcription factor codes for MSTILVVDDEPALRDMLRLYLEQEGFHVVEAGDGRRALYVARVEKPDLVILDLMMPEMGGYEFLRAFAKESRTPVIVLTAKIEDTDKILGLELGADDYVTKPFNVRELIARIRAVLRRTQQAPLEPDVLRAADIVLDRTGRTVRVGGRYIDLTPSEFAILATLMAAPGQVFSRLDLLDRVSGDAFEGSERTIDVHIRNLRAKIEDDPRNPRYIETVYGMGYRFALPRTPDPSKTGA; via the coding sequence ATGAGCACGATTCTGGTTGTTGATGACGAGCCAGCGCTACGCGATATGCTCCGGCTCTATCTCGAACAAGAAGGCTTCCACGTCGTCGAAGCGGGCGACGGGAGGCGCGCGCTGTACGTGGCGCGCGTCGAAAAACCGGACCTGGTGATCCTTGACCTGATGATGCCGGAAATGGGCGGGTATGAATTCCTGCGCGCTTTCGCAAAAGAATCGCGCACGCCGGTGATTGTGCTGACGGCAAAGATCGAGGACACCGACAAAATCCTGGGGCTGGAACTCGGCGCTGACGATTATGTCACCAAACCGTTCAATGTGCGCGAGTTGATCGCCCGCATTCGCGCAGTTCTGCGTCGCACCCAGCAGGCGCCGCTCGAACCGGACGTGCTGCGCGCGGCTGATATTGTGCTCGACCGCACCGGGCGGACGGTGCGCGTCGGTGGACGATACATCGATCTCACACCATCGGAGTTTGCCATTCTGGCAACCCTCATGGCGGCGCCGGGGCAGGTCTTCTCGCGGCTCGACCTGCTCGACCGCGTCTCTGGCGATGCCTTTGAAGGCTCAGAGCGCACGATTGATGTGCATATCCGCAACCTGCGCGCCAAAATCGAAGACGATCCGCGCAATCCGCGCTATATTGAGACTGTATATGGCATGGGGTACCGCTTTGCGCTGCCGCGCACGCCGGACCCGTCGAAGACAGGCGCGTGA
- a CDS encoding carboxyl transferase domain-containing protein, with product MTTIKSFVDPHSATFRANAEAYATLLDDLRRRLAEARAGGPPEARERHRARGKLLVRERIERLLDPATPFLEIGALAAHEVYDEPVPAAGIVTGIGRVAGREVMIVANDATVKGGTYYPLTVKKHLRAQEIAEQNYLPCIYLVDSGGAFLPLQAEVFPDRDHFGRIFYNQARMSAKGIAQIAAVMGSCTAGGAYVPAMSDEVVIVRGAGTIFLGGPPLVKAATGEEVSAEDLGGAVVHTHISGVADHLAENDLHALAIVRSIVEHLGPRRPALWEWREPEAPLYDPRELYGIIPRDPRSSYDVREVIARIVDGSRMHEFKPTYGETLVCGFAHIAGAPVGIIANNGVLFSESALKGTHFIELCCARGIPLVFLQNITGFMVGKEYEQRGIAKDGAKMVMAVANAQVPKFTVVIGGSFGAGNYAMCGRAYEPRQLWMWPNARISVMGGQQAASVLLTVRLDALRARGLDMSSAEREAFTAPILATYEREGSPYYATARLWDDGVIDPADTRTVLALGLAAAAHAPVETTRFGVFRM from the coding sequence ATGACTACGATTAAGTCGTTCGTTGATCCCCACTCGGCGACCTTTCGCGCCAATGCAGAGGCGTATGCCACGCTGCTCGACGATCTGCGCCGCCGGTTGGCGGAGGCGCGCGCCGGCGGTCCCCCGGAGGCGCGCGAACGTCATAGGGCGCGCGGCAAGTTGCTCGTGCGTGAACGGATCGAACGCCTGCTCGACCCGGCGACCCCCTTCCTCGAAATCGGCGCACTGGCAGCGCACGAGGTGTATGATGAGCCGGTTCCCGCCGCCGGCATTGTCACCGGCATTGGGCGCGTCGCCGGGCGTGAGGTGATGATTGTTGCCAACGATGCGACGGTCAAGGGGGGGACGTACTATCCGCTGACGGTGAAAAAGCATCTGCGCGCCCAGGAAATTGCCGAACAGAACTATCTGCCCTGCATTTACCTGGTCGATAGCGGCGGCGCCTTCCTGCCGCTTCAGGCGGAGGTGTTCCCCGACCGCGATCATTTCGGGCGCATTTTCTACAATCAGGCGCGTATGTCCGCCAAAGGCATCGCGCAGATCGCGGCAGTGATGGGGTCGTGTACCGCTGGCGGCGCGTATGTGCCGGCAATGAGCGATGAGGTGGTGATTGTGCGCGGCGCCGGGACGATCTTCCTCGGCGGTCCGCCGCTGGTCAAGGCGGCGACCGGCGAAGAGGTCAGCGCCGAGGATCTCGGTGGCGCGGTGGTGCATACCCACATTTCTGGCGTCGCCGATCACCTGGCGGAAAATGATCTCCATGCCCTGGCAATTGTGCGCTCCATTGTGGAACATCTGGGTCCGCGCCGTCCTGCGCTGTGGGAGTGGCGCGAACCGGAGGCGCCGCTGTATGATCCGCGTGAATTGTACGGCATCATTCCGCGCGATCCGCGATCCAGTTATGATGTGCGCGAGGTGATTGCCCGGATTGTCGATGGTAGCCGCATGCACGAGTTTAAACCGACCTACGGCGAGACGCTGGTGTGTGGCTTTGCGCATATTGCCGGCGCGCCGGTTGGTATCATCGCCAACAATGGGGTGCTCTTCTCGGAAAGTGCGCTCAAAGGGACGCACTTTATCGAGTTGTGCTGCGCGCGCGGCATTCCGCTCGTCTTTCTGCAAAACATTACCGGATTCATGGTTGGGAAGGAGTATGAACAGCGTGGCATCGCCAAGGACGGCGCCAAGATGGTGATGGCGGTTGCAAATGCGCAGGTTCCCAAATTTACTGTCGTCATCGGTGGTTCGTTCGGCGCCGGCAACTATGCGATGTGTGGGCGTGCCTATGAGCCACGCCAGCTCTGGATGTGGCCCAATGCGCGTATTTCAGTGATGGGCGGTCAGCAGGCGGCAAGCGTTCTGCTGACCGTGCGCCTCGATGCGCTGCGGGCGCGTGGCCTCGATATGAGCAGCGCCGAACGTGAGGCGTTTACCGCGCCGATCCTGGCAACCTACGAACGTGAGGGAAGTCCCTACTATGCAACGGCGCGTTTGTGGGATGATGGGGTGATCGATCCGGCAGACACGCGCACGGTGCTGGCGCTCGGTCTGGCTGCCGCCGCTCATGCACCGGTCGAAACAACGCGGTTTGGCGTGTTTCGTATGTAA
- a CDS encoding DUF4405 domain-containing protein, producing MNTLPSETRRRTLTNLALDGAMFVTFLIATAPRFTGIAIHEWLGIALGAAVLTHLVIHWSWIVGVTRRLFDRTTGSARLNYALNTLLFIVFTTIIFTGLMISETTLPWIGIRPERDRFWTQLHHLASDAAVFLIGVHVALHWRWIVNATRRLRARFSRTAPSLSAAPVLTKEAQQ from the coding sequence ATGAACACGCTTCCATCCGAGACCCGGCGGCGCACACTCACCAACCTGGCGCTCGACGGCGCCATGTTTGTTACTTTCCTCATCGCCACTGCGCCGCGCTTCACCGGCATCGCCATTCACGAATGGCTTGGAATCGCGCTCGGCGCCGCCGTCCTGACTCATCTGGTCATTCACTGGTCGTGGATTGTTGGCGTTACTCGGCGCCTCTTTGATCGAACAACCGGCAGCGCGCGTCTTAATTATGCGCTGAATACCCTGCTCTTTATCGTCTTCACGACAATTATCTTCACCGGCTTGATGATCTCGGAAACAACGCTTCCCTGGATCGGTATTCGCCCTGAGCGCGATCGCTTCTGGACGCAACTCCACCACCTGGCATCCGACGCGGCGGTGTTCCTGATCGGGGTGCATGTGGCGCTCCACTGGCGCTGGATCGTTAATGCCACCCGGCGGTTGCGCGCGCGGTTTTCCCGCACAGCACCATCCCTCAGCGCTGCTCCGGTTTTGACCAAGGAGGCGCAGCAATGA
- a CDS encoding alpha/beta hydrolase family esterase, whose product MTKAAYAIWFCIALFLLATCVPFERRFRSAPDATSPARLDPGDYTMSMDVNDVVRTWILHVPPAASRGDPLPLLVVLHGGGGTGRKMQQLLGFDAYADARGFYVAYPDAFQPSGIRGGAHWNDGRGTAGMVQRGSDDVAFIKDMILDIGRRVPLDASRVYVTGASNGGMMTYRLGCETGGVFAGIAPVIANMPAPVFATCAPHAPLTLLAINGDADPLVPLAGGNVCQDVRFGCEGGQVASHTESVKTFAIANACDPVPQVETLPQQIDDGTLVERWTFLNCADGATVVGYIVRGGGHTWPPLPAQLAASGAQSRNLDATRTIVDAFFPE is encoded by the coding sequence ATGACGAAAGCAGCGTATGCTATCTGGTTCTGTATTGCGCTCTTCCTGCTGGCAACCTGCGTACCGTTCGAACGACGTTTCCGCAGCGCGCCGGACGCCACATCACCCGCCAGGTTGGACCCTGGTGATTACACTATGTCGATGGATGTGAACGATGTGGTGCGCACCTGGATTCTGCACGTTCCACCTGCTGCCTCGCGAGGTGATCCCCTGCCTTTGTTGGTCGTGCTGCATGGTGGGGGTGGCACGGGACGAAAAATGCAGCAGTTGTTGGGTTTCGACGCATATGCTGATGCGCGCGGTTTCTATGTGGCGTACCCGGATGCCTTTCAGCCATCCGGCATTCGTGGAGGCGCGCACTGGAACGATGGACGCGGGACGGCGGGGATGGTTCAGCGCGGGAGCGACGACGTGGCTTTCATCAAAGACATGATCCTCGACATTGGTCGTCGGGTTCCGCTCGACGCCAGCCGCGTGTATGTCACCGGCGCTTCCAATGGCGGTATGATGACCTACCGCCTCGGGTGCGAAACCGGTGGCGTGTTCGCCGGAATCGCTCCGGTCATTGCGAACATGCCGGCGCCGGTGTTTGCCACATGCGCGCCTCACGCGCCTCTGACGCTTCTTGCCATCAACGGCGATGCCGATCCACTGGTTCCGCTTGCTGGCGGCAACGTCTGTCAGGATGTGCGCTTCGGCTGTGAAGGCGGACAGGTGGCGTCGCACACTGAGTCGGTGAAGACGTTTGCCATCGCCAATGCCTGTGATCCGGTTCCACAGGTCGAAACGCTTCCTCAACAGATTGACGACGGCACGTTGGTCGAACGTTGGACGTTCCTCAACTGCGCCGACGGCGCAACCGTCGTTGGGTATATTGTGCGGGGAGGCGGGCACACCTGGCCCCCGCTCCCCGCGCAACTCGCGGCTTCCGGGGCGCAGAGCCGCAACCTGGATGCGACCCGAACCATTGTGGATGCGTTTTTTCCTGAGTGA
- a CDS encoding copper chaperone PCu(A)C, producing MNLSRLLFVLAGALGLAACTTSPTPSAAPANTGATGGATIQISDPWARAMKMEGGTMSGMEQPTMAPASGGGYGGMEPTKAPEQGMEHGGHGGMDMEMGGANSAAYMVIRNTGSEPDKLIAASTDVAKTVELHTVIEEGGMMRMRQVEGGIDVPANGEVVLKPGGFHVMLIGLTRDLNAGDKVELTLTFEKAGQIPVTAEVRQP from the coding sequence ATGAACCTCTCTCGGTTGCTTTTCGTTCTGGCAGGCGCGCTCGGGCTTGCAGCATGCACCACATCACCGACACCGTCTGCGGCGCCGGCAAACACCGGCGCAACCGGAGGCGCGACGATTCAGATCAGCGATCCCTGGGCGCGGGCGATGAAGATGGAAGGCGGTACGATGAGCGGCATGGAACAACCCACCATGGCGCCGGCATCCGGCGGCGGGTATGGCGGTATGGAGCCGACCAAAGCGCCTGAGCAGGGCATGGAGCATGGCGGGCATGGTGGTATGGATATGGAGATGGGTGGCGCAAACAGCGCCGCATACATGGTTATCCGCAATACCGGCAGTGAACCGGACAAACTGATCGCTGCGAGCACCGATGTCGCCAAAACGGTCGAACTGCACACCGTCATCGAGGAAGGCGGCATGATGCGCATGCGCCAGGTCGAAGGCGGCATCGATGTTCCTGCAAACGGTGAGGTTGTGCTGAAACCGGGCGGCTTCCATGTGATGCTCATCGGTCTGACCCGCGACCTGAATGCGGGCGATAAGGTGGAACTGACGCTCACCTTCGAGAAAGCAGGACAGATCCCGGTCACGGCGGAAGTGCGCCAACCGTAA
- a CDS encoding ABC transporter ATP-binding protein — MITVEHLSFTYAGADAPAVRDLSFEARAGEIFGFLGPSGAGKSTTQKILIRLLRDFSGVVRVLGRDLRAWKNDYYEHIGVCFELPNHYGKLTALENLRYFGRLYSNPTVPPETLLAMVGLEEDGNLLVSQYSKGMKIRLNLARALIHNPQILFLDEPTAGLDPVNARRIKDLINAQKEAGRTIFLTTHDMTIADELCDRVAFIVDGRITVIDSPRALKLRYGRKAVRVEYLSNGHPVVCDFPLEGLADNSDFLASLRHPVQTIHTQEATLEHIFIQVTGRSLI; from the coding sequence ATGATCACTGTCGAGCATCTGAGTTTCACCTACGCGGGCGCCGATGCGCCTGCCGTCCGCGACTTGAGTTTCGAGGCGCGAGCCGGAGAGATCTTTGGCTTTCTCGGTCCCAGCGGAGCGGGCAAATCCACCACGCAGAAGATCCTCATCCGACTCCTGCGCGACTTTTCGGGTGTGGTGCGGGTGTTGGGGCGCGACCTGCGCGCCTGGAAGAACGACTACTACGAGCATATTGGCGTTTGTTTCGAACTGCCGAATCATTACGGGAAACTGACAGCACTCGAGAATCTGCGCTACTTTGGTCGTCTCTACTCCAACCCGACCGTGCCGCCCGAAACGCTGCTGGCGATGGTGGGACTGGAAGAAGATGGCAACCTGCTGGTATCACAGTATTCCAAAGGCATGAAGATCCGTCTGAATCTGGCGCGGGCGCTGATTCACAATCCACAGATCCTCTTTCTCGACGAACCGACCGCCGGACTCGATCCGGTCAATGCGCGCCGGATCAAAGACCTGATCAACGCGCAGAAGGAGGCAGGACGAACCATTTTTCTGACCACCCACGACATGACGATTGCCGATGAACTGTGTGATCGGGTGGCTTTTATTGTCGATGGGCGCATTACCGTGATCGATTCGCCGCGTGCGCTCAAGTTGCGCTATGGGCGCAAAGCGGTGCGCGTCGAATATCTGTCGAATGGTCATCCCGTCGTCTGCGATTTCCCGCTCGAGGGATTGGCGGATAATTCCGACTTCCTGGCAAGCCTGCGTCATCCGGTGCAAACGATTCATACCCAGGAAGCGACGCTGGAACACATCTTTATTCAGGTCACCGGTCGGAGCCTCATATGA
- a CDS encoding HD domain-containing protein codes for MVTSAFSQQYEQALQFAARAHRQQVRKGTDIPYIAHVVHVSVILLRYGFDENVVVAGELHDVVEDCGVAPQELEALFGADVARLVEAVSEQKRSDGSERSWEERKTGAIARLQRGDPAIAALKAADALHNIHAIMADLALVGAAVWQRFKRGPDQMLWYYREILAAVRGALGDHPIVAELARAIADLEHAVHEYN; via the coding sequence ATGGTCACGTCGGCATTTTCCCAACAGTACGAACAGGCGCTTCAGTTCGCCGCGCGCGCGCACCGGCAACAGGTGCGCAAGGGAACCGACATTCCCTACATTGCGCATGTGGTGCATGTTTCGGTCATTCTGCTGCGCTATGGCTTCGATGAGAACGTGGTCGTCGCCGGGGAGCTGCACGATGTGGTCGAAGATTGCGGTGTTGCGCCACAGGAATTGGAAGCGTTGTTTGGCGCAGACGTTGCGCGCCTGGTCGAAGCGGTGTCCGAGCAGAAGCGGAGCGATGGCAGCGAGCGTTCGTGGGAGGAGCGCAAGACCGGGGCGATTGCCCGCCTGCAACGCGGCGATCCGGCGATCGCCGCGCTGAAAGCGGCTGATGCCCTGCATAATATCCATGCGATCATGGCAGACCTGGCGCTGGTTGGGGCTGCGGTGTGGCAACGTTTCAAGCGTGGTCCTGATCAGATGCTCTGGTACTACCGCGAAATCCTGGCGGCGGTTCGCGGCGCGTTGGGCGATCATCCGATCGTCGCGGAACTTGCCCGCGCAATTGCCGATCTCGAACATGCGGTTCACGAGTATAATTGA
- a CDS encoding sensor histidine kinase: MRSLTLKLTLAFLLVGLIGSLLVALIVGLRTRSEVDLFLSVRDRTILLNALRSYHQANGGWEGVEQLLERTAPLDFYSRNLILADTNGVVVYGRRPYLPGRRLSRGVLARAEPLRSDGNIIGYFFFVGPPPLPILNDPRWAAEAALLQRLTAATVLSAMGATVVALIVGIVLARTLTRPIRELTAATRAMAQGRLDQRVTVRSRDEIGELAQAFNQMSADLGRAIQARRQMTADLAHDLRTPLSIMRGYTEGLRDGRINGSPRIYQIMHGEVEHLQRLIDDLRLLSLADAGALSLNRRAVDPRALLERAALAHMVQVESRGPTIRVEASDSLPAVWVDTDRMAQVLNNLLANALRHTQEGEIVLAAREAENRRIIIDVRDTGSGIAPEDLPHIFERFYRADPARTRESGQSAGLGLAIAKAIVEAHGGSISVTSTVGIGTTFTITLPVAPASETCTEPQTTSHTGVHLSHP, from the coding sequence ATGCGATCCCTGACGCTCAAACTGACCCTGGCATTTCTGCTGGTCGGGCTGATCGGCTCGCTCCTGGTTGCGCTGATTGTCGGGTTGCGCACCCGCTCCGAAGTCGATCTGTTCCTCTCGGTCCGTGATCGAACGATACTGCTGAATGCGCTGCGCTCCTACCATCAGGCGAATGGCGGATGGGAAGGAGTCGAGCAACTCCTCGAACGGACGGCGCCGCTCGACTTTTACAGCCGGAACCTGATCCTGGCAGACACGAATGGCGTGGTGGTCTACGGGCGCCGCCCCTACCTTCCCGGTCGCCGGTTGAGCCGTGGCGTCCTCGCGCGCGCCGAGCCACTGCGATCCGATGGCAATATCATCGGCTATTTCTTCTTCGTTGGTCCGCCACCTCTCCCTATCCTCAACGATCCGCGCTGGGCAGCCGAAGCCGCGCTGCTGCAACGGCTCACGGCGGCAACGGTGCTGAGCGCAATGGGCGCAACCGTTGTCGCGCTGATCGTCGGTATCGTGCTGGCACGCACACTGACCCGTCCCATCCGCGAGTTGACGGCGGCAACACGCGCGATGGCACAGGGGCGGCTCGATCAGCGGGTGACGGTGCGTTCACGCGATGAGATCGGCGAACTGGCGCAGGCATTCAACCAGATGAGCGCCGACCTTGGGCGAGCCATCCAGGCGCGCCGCCAGATGACCGCCGACCTGGCGCACGATCTGCGCACGCCGCTGAGCATCATGCGCGGCTACACCGAGGGATTACGGGATGGACGGATCAACGGATCACCCCGGATTTATCAAATTATGCACGGTGAAGTCGAGCACCTGCAACGCCTGATCGACGACCTGCGCCTGCTATCACTGGCGGACGCCGGCGCACTATCGCTCAACCGGCGCGCCGTCGATCCGCGCGCGCTCCTCGAACGCGCCGCTCTGGCGCACATGGTGCAGGTCGAATCGCGTGGACCAACCATTCGTGTGGAAGCGTCCGACTCACTCCCGGCAGTGTGGGTCGATACCGACCGCATGGCGCAGGTGCTGAACAATCTCCTGGCGAATGCGTTGCGCCACACACAGGAGGGCGAAATTGTGCTGGCGGCGCGTGAGGCGGAGAATCGGCGCATCATTATTGACGTGCGCGACACAGGCAGCGGCATTGCGCCGGAAGACCTGCCGCACATCTTCGAGCGTTTCTATCGCGCCGATCCTGCGCGCACCCGCGAGAGCGGGCAGAGCGCCGGTCTTGGACTGGCAATCGCCAAAGCCATCGTCGAAGCGCATGGCGGTTCGATCAGCGTTACATCGACCGTCGGTATTGGCACCACCTTCACCATCACCCTGCCGGTGGCGCCCGCATCGGAAACCTGCACCGAACCGCAGACAACATCGCATACCGGTGTCCACCTGAGCCATCCATAG
- a CDS encoding fluoroquinolone export ABC transporter permease subunit → MKRFLITLYWDIVRQYRNGFYFVSVFVAALTALVLRQFDAVDWSIWWPPILLENLVINAFYFMAGIVLLEKGEGTLEAQIVTPLRDYEYLLAKVISLFALSALESLALILIVSGPAFNWLWMLLGIAGFVAMYAFYGFFVVSRYDSITEFLLPSALWTLGFSLPLLAYFDLWQHWSLFLHPLQAPLLLIHAAYAPLPAWQLAYAVVYTGVWVGIGYVIGQRAFYRFVITKEGVGRQ, encoded by the coding sequence ATGAAACGCTTCCTCATTACTCTGTACTGGGACATTGTGCGCCAGTATCGCAATGGCTTTTACTTCGTATCGGTCTTCGTGGCGGCGCTGACGGCGCTCGTATTGCGGCAATTCGACGCGGTGGACTGGTCGATCTGGTGGCCCCCAATCCTGCTCGAAAATCTGGTGATCAACGCCTTCTACTTTATGGCGGGCATCGTTCTGCTCGAAAAAGGTGAGGGGACGCTCGAGGCTCAAATTGTCACGCCATTACGCGACTATGAATATCTGCTCGCCAAAGTCATCAGTCTGTTCGCGCTTTCGGCGCTGGAGTCGCTGGCGCTGATCCTGATCGTCAGCGGACCGGCGTTCAACTGGCTGTGGATGCTGCTGGGCATTGCGGGGTTCGTGGCAATGTATGCGTTCTATGGCTTTTTCGTCGTCTCGCGCTATGACTCGATCACCGAGTTTCTGCTGCCTTCCGCGCTTTGGACGCTGGGATTCTCGCTTCCGCTTCTCGCCTACTTCGATCTCTGGCAGCACTGGAGTCTCTTCCTGCATCCGTTACAGGCGCCGCTCTTGCTGATTCACGCCGCGTATGCGCCGCTTCCTGCCTGGCAACTGGCGTATGCGGTGGTGTATACTGGTGTGTGGGTCGGCATCGGTTACGTGATCGGTCAGCGCGCGTTCTACCGTTTTGTGATTACGAAGGAAGGAGTCGGGCGACAATGA